In Candidatus Planktophila versatilis, the genomic window CTAGATTCGATATTGATACCGATATTAAGTGAGAGCCCGGAAATATATGGAAATGGGTGTGATGGATCCACAACTAGGGGAGTCAGCACTGGAAAGACTCGCTTATCGTAATAATCCTTCAGCTGACTACGTTCTTCATCCGTGAGTTCGCTAATCTTGCAAAATTCAATGCCATGGGTAGCAAGCTCAGGGATGATGACATCTTTAAATCGCTCGGCTTGGATATTTACTAAATTCTGGGTGCGCTCAAGGACAATTTTCAGCAATTCTCTTGGTGTGTAACCGGCAGAGTTGGGTGTCGTCACGCCTCGCTCAATTTTTGCTTTCAGTGAGGCAACGCGCACCATAAAGAATTCATCTAGATTTGAAGAGAAGATCGACAGAAAGCGCACTCGCTCGAGAAGTGGAATAGTGGGATCTTCTGTCAGTTCCAGCACCCGAGTATCGAAATCGAGCCAGGTTAATTCTCTATCCTGGTAATTCGCTAACTGATCTCTCACGGTCTAAGAATGTCCTAATTCGGTAAATGGTAGGTAACCAACTGGTGAACTACCCACTTTACAAGCACTCCACCCATTATGAGAAAAGAGCGCTGAGCCTAAGCCTGGCTAGAACCTGGCGCGAAGTTGATCAAGGGCTCTTTGCACAAAGAGTGAAGTCTCCAGTGGAAGCACCCAACTCTCTTGTCCTTGAATTTTCTTGCCAAAATTTTCAATCATGAGCTGGTAGGGATCAACTGCATCAAATTCTTCAATGTTTTCACCTAAGCGCAATTGACTTTGTGAGTTCCACGATGTGAATGCTTCTTTGCCAACAAGTTCAACTGATTCTTTCTCGCCGTGCACAATCAAGCTTTGATTTTCTGGCATCTCAAAGGAGGCCACACCTTGTGCAGTAATAGAGCCAGCAAAGCGCAGCTGCCAGGTGGTGGTCAGATCAATTCCGGTCGGCCCCGTCGTGACATCACACTTTTGAATCTCCATCTGCGCGTTATCACCAACTAAGGCTGCCATGGCATGCAGTGGATACACGCCAACATCAAAGAGCGCTCCACCTCCCATAGCCGGTGAGAGTCGATAGTTGCCGTCAATGTTTGCTGGGAAAGTAAATGATGACTCAATCGAGTGCAACTTTCCGATATTTCCAGCTTTCACATAATCAACTAACCGTGCCATGCGTGGATGCCAACGTGACCACACTGCTTCAACGAGCAATCGATCATTTTCTCGGGCAGTCTTCACCATAAGCTCAACTTCACTTGAGTTAATAGCAAATGGTTTTTCACATAAGACATGCTTACCTGCCTTAAGTGCGGCAACGCTCCACTGGCAATGTAAGTGATTGGGAAGGCTGATATAGACGGCATCAACTAACGGATCATTGATTAGCGCTTCGTAACTTTCATGAATTGTTACAGGGTTCAGTGCTCGTGATCGCGCCGAGTCTCGACTAGCCACTGCCTGCACGATCGCATCCGATGCAGCATGCATCGCTGGTGCGATTGCTTTAGTTGCAATCCACCCTGCACCCAGCAGCCCCCAGCGAGTGTTCGTCATCGCAATAGTGAAGGTGTTATGGAACGGCCATTTGATTGCGCTGACTCTTCAGCTGCCTGCATGATTGCAACAACATCTCGGGATTGGGCGGTGGTGACATTCATTGGGATGTTGTTCTGTAAATAGGCGACAACGCTTTGGTGGAATGAATAAGGAGTAGGGGCGGTGTTGGTGATTACTTCCGATGTGCCATCGGCGCGATGGATTGTCAGAATTGCCGGTAAATCAGCGGGGGCTGACCCGGCAGCTGGATCCCAGTTACCGATAATCGCTCCCGTTGTTCCTAATACATAGAACTTTGGTTTACGAGCTGCGGCAAGATCTGAATTGGTAAAAGTTGCGCGAGCCCCACCTGCGAAGGTGATTGAAACATCTGCGTGGTCGGCATTTGTGACATGGGTCCAGAGTCGTTTTTGATTAATTCCGGTGACTGAATCCACCTTCCCCGGAATGATTGCCAAAATTTGATCAATGAAGTGACTGCCCCAGTCAAAGATGGCACCACCTGAGACTTCGACCATTGAGTGCCAATATGAACATGGCTTGGAGTAACCGCCGACAAAGCTCTCGTAAGAGAAGACTTCACCGATACTTCCATCATCAATAAGTTTCTTCATCGTCACAAAATCGGCATCAAAGCGACGGTTTTGATAGACAACGAGCAGCAGGTTCTTTGCGGCAGCCAACTCCATCAATTCGTCACACTCTTGCACCGTCAGCGCCATTGGTTTTTCCAAGATCACATTAATTCCGCGGGCTAGTGACTCCTTCGCCCATTGATAATGGCTGTTGGGTGGAGTTGAGATGACAACAAGTTCAAGTAGCCCAGAATCGAGCATCGCAGTTGAATCGGCAAAGGTTGTGACATCAGGTGCTAAGAGTTGCGCAGCAGCTAATCGCTCCGGATTTGTATCAGCCACAGCTACAAGGTGCAGACCTGGCGTTGCTGCGATTGCACGGTTGTGTTCATCACCGATTGCCCCATATGCGAGCAAGCCAACGCTTATCGCGCCGGAACTTTTGGACATTCAAACCCCTTTTTATTGTGCACTATTGCACTTCGAGTGAGGCGGGTCGGGCTCGAACCGACGACGACCAAATTATGAGTTTGGGGCTCTAACCAACTGAGCTACCGCCTCGTCGGGCGCAATCTTACGGGGTGGGGCCACGAGTATCGAGCCAAGGATTTCTGCAGAGCTTTTATGAGTTGTAAAACCACTTTAATTGGTGGAGCGCAGACCTTTACCCGCGTCCACTAAATGGCATCTTGGTAGCCATCACAGTTATAAATGGCACATTTGAAGTCAAGGGCAAACTAGCCATGAAAGCTACGGCATCTGCCACATTTTGTGGATCTATCGTTGGCTCAATCTTCGTTGATCCATCTGCTTGAGTTGCGCCAACTCGCATCACTTCAGCCATATCTGTATTGGCATTACCAATATCTATTTGGCCAACGGCGATATCAAAAGCGCGACCATCGAGTGAGGCGGTCTTGGTTAGTCCGGTCACAGCGTGTTTTGATGCTGTGTATGCCGATGAATTCGGGCGAGGAATTTGGGCAGAGATAGAACCGTTGTTGATGATGCGCCCACCCATCGGCGATTGAGTTTTCATGAGAGCAAATGCTTGTTGGGTGCAGTAGAAGACGCCAGAGATGTTTACATCCACTACCTTCTGCCAATCTTCAACTTTTACATCCTCTAACGGAACTCCCGGAATCACTACCCCAGCATTATTAAAAAGTAGGTCTACCCGACCGAAACTACTTTTGATTTGTGCAAAAAGAGATTTAACTGATTCGGGATCACTCACATCGCAGACAATGCCGACAGATCCGCCACCTGCTTCTTTAGCGACAGCGTCGATTGCAACCTTGTCACGTCCTGCAGCAACTACTAGCCAACCCTTTTGTGCCAGGGTAATGGCAGTAATACGACCCACGCCACGGCCTGCTCCTGTTACGACTGCAATCTGCTTCATTTGCTTCGCCCCGGAATCTTTCCATCTAGTTCGTCATCAATATGGACCTGAATAATCTCATCAAGTGTATTTTCAGCTTTAAAGCCAAGTGCTCTAGCTCTTGCACTTGTAATGTCGGGGAAGTTCCAGTTAGAGAGCATTTTTTCGATCACAGGATCAGGCTCATCTTTGATGAGTGCAACAATCTCATCTCCCGCCACCCTGCGAAGTGCATCAATTTCATCACCGACCGTGCCCCAAACCCCAGGCATCATCATTGCTCTGTTATCACCGAGAACCGATGTATCTAAATTCGCTGCATGGACAAGAAAACCAACTGCCGAACGAGGTGAAGCGAAATAGTTAGTAGCACTCTTTGAAGCAGGAAGTATGGCCTCTATTCCAACAAGTGGCTCGCGGAGAATATTTGAGAAGAATCCAGAGGCAGCCTTATTAGGTTTTCCTGGGCGAACGCAGATTGTGGGAAGTCGCAGACTTACGCCGTCGACAAAACCCCGTCGGCTATAGTCGTTGACAAGCAGCTCTGAAATTGCTTTCTGAGTGCCATAACTAGTACGAGGCTGCAGATGAAAATCATCATGGATGATCTCTGGGTAAGGCCCGCCATAAACGGCGACAGATGAGGTGAAGACTAATCGCGGCATGTAACCGTTACCAGTAAGACGAATTGCCTCAAGGATGTTCTTAATTCCCTCTACATTGACGCTGTAACCCTTTTCGAAATTAGCCTCTGCCTCACCTGACACAACAGCAGCGAGATGAAAAATGACATCTGGCTTATTTGTAATGAGAGATTGTGCAATTACGGGGTTTGTAATATCTGCAACTACTGGTTTTATTGGAAATTTTGCCGTGGTCGATAACGCTGGAGCCGCAAAGGCATCTGCCAGTGTAAGTTCAGCTATCTCTCGATTACCGAGCTTGCCTGAGCGCGCTAAGTTGTGGGCTAATTTCTGCCCGACCATGCCGCCACCACCGATAATCAAAATTCTCATATCTTTACCCTAGAGGAAAAGTTTTAATATTCCAAGGAAAATCGGTGATGGGTGCGATTATGCGGACTGACTCATTTATGAGTTCATCGTTCCCTTTATTTTTCTTAGCCTCTCAGAACTCGTTCTACATCAATCGGCAAAATAAACGTTAAGGGTGGAGCAACTATGCAAAATTACCCGCATTGAGTTCAATACTTTTCTCTCAACCAATCTCGCCAGATGACCACTTGTTCTTCAATGAGTAATGATTCCCCTAAACCCCTTGGAATTCGCTGATCATGCTCTGGAACATAGGGGATAGTGATGGGTTTTTTCGCTAAATCTGCGCTGAGATTTTTCACAGGCTTTGAAAAAACTTTACCGACAAGCTCTGCCCAATGACTGAGTTCACGGCCCTTATCTGAACCAATATGAATCGAACCAGCTTGACCCAACCCCAAGACGTAGATCAAAGCGCTAGCCATGTCAGCGGCGTATTCGTAAGATCTCACGGTAGCTGGGTTTACTGCGAGGTTAATTTCATCTTCATACATCCCCGAATGCATAAAATTACCTATGGAGTAATGCTCCTGAAGTGGCACTCTCGGGCCCATAAAGGAGAATAACCTGGCGTTAATTCCTTTCACTGCCCCTTCAATGGTGGCAGCTTCAATCAATTTCTCGGTTTCAATTTTTGCTCTCGCATACTCGCTATCAACTTCATCAGAAGGGTCAAGATCTCGCCTTGGCCAATTGAGGGGAATGTTCTCCAAGGAGCTAGGTGATTTTTCATAGATAGCACCGGAACTTGTATGCAAAAAAATCGGCGGGACATCTTGTTTTTTCGCAATCTCAAGTAAATTTTGAGCACCTGTAACACTTGACTCAAAAACATTTCCTAGGTCACCAGCCCGAGTGGCGGTAGTCGTCGGAGTAGCGGCATGAACAATGTGAGTAAAGGTACCTGCGATTTCTTTGCACACCCTTATATCTGACTCAATGATCTTCACATTTTTCTTTGACGTCAGATCAATCCAAGCGTTGACTTTAGATGCATTACGAGTGATCCCAGTGATTTCAATCTTTAAACCGAACTCTTTATTGAGATGCATTAATGATTCAACTAACCACGATCCGACAAATCCCGTCATGCCAGAAATCAGAAAGGAGGCTTTCTCAAGATTAATGTCATTTTCTTGGAAATACTTTGCAACCAAATCAAGATCGGCTTTCGGCAAAGATTTCATGTGCTAATGCTATGTTCGATTGGAACTAGTTCGCCCCTTGGACTCAGGCGCTTAATAACTCTTTAGATAGGTCATGCAATCTCATCTGTTTCAAAGCGAGTTGGAGGGATGAAGGCGTGAGGTTTTCTCCACTCAGATGACTCGGCTGGGTTTGTCTCGGGAGGACCTGACCTAGCGCCACCCCTAGATGATGAGCGTGGGCAGATGAGAGCGGATAGAAGATTGTGGTGAATTCTTGAGAAAAAGGGTTGACCTTATTGGCGATAGGGATTTGAATAGCTGAAGTTTCTTTTGGAAACGATTCTAGAATCAAGGGGGAAAGATGAAGAGTTTGAAGAAGAAAGCCTCAATGCTCGCAGTGGCCTCACTGCTTGGAATGGGTTTAAATAGCACTAGCGCACAAGGCGCTGAAGTTGTAATCGGAATGAGTTCACCATCTCTTGCAGATGCCGGGCAGCAAGTTATTGCAGCTGGCGTTAAGACCTGGGTGGCAAAGCAAGGCTGGACACTCGTTGCTAAGAACGCAAATGGTGTCGCCAAAGATCAGGCAACACAGATTGAAGCACTCATTGAGCAAAAAGTTAGCGCGATTATTCTGGTTCCAGCAGATGCAGCAGCAATTTGCGCACCTATAGCTAAGGCTGAAGCAGCTGGTATTCCTGTCTTTGCAATCGACAGATTGCCAGATGGCTGCAAAGTTGCAGCAACTGTGTTGGCAGATAATTACCTAGCTGGCCAAGACTCCGGTAAGGCAATGGTCAAACTTCTTACTAAGAAGTATGGATCAGCAAAGGGTATCGTCCTTGAGATTCAAGGCGACATGTCAAGCATCACCGCCCAAGACCGTGGAAACGGATTTGATGATGTTATTAAGAAGTATCCAAAGATAACTCTCATCAAGAAGCCAACTAAATGGACTGAGGCTGAATTCTCTAAAGCCACACGTGACGTTGCATCAACTAAAAAACTTGATGGTATCTACATGCACTCCGACTGTGTCGGTTCAGTTGTAGTGACAACAGCACTGAAATCCGTTAACAAGCTCTTCAAGCGTGGAAATGCAAAGCATGTATTCCTTACCGGAGTAGATGGATGCTCAGCCACAATGAAGGTATTCCGCGATGGGTATTTTGATGCAACCTCAAGCCAGGCCTTGCCTGATTTCGGGTCAGTAACAAATCTTGTCAAGGTTGTACTTGAAGGTGGATCAATCACTGAAGGCGCTTTTGCTGCTGAAGGTGCTTCAGGACCAATCTCTGGAAAGATCAAGAACGGCCCAGCTGGCCCAACATTGGCGTTGAAGACAATTCCGGTTACACCGGCAAATGTCGACAACACCGCTTTGTGGGGTAATGCTAAGTAGTTGAGTTAAAAATTCTCCCCGGAGAGATCAGCAATGATCTCTCCGGGGAGAATTAACACTTTTATATGGATGATTGGCGTAGTCTTTTAATAATTAATCTCTTGGAAAAGGATTCGTCTTGAAGAATGAAATGTGCTTGGAAGCTATTGAAGCTACCAAGATCTATGGCAAGACTACGGTTTTGCAGAACGTATCTATGAATGTGCTTAAGGGAGAGGTACACGGGCTTGTTGGTCGCAACGGTGCCGGAAAGTCCACGCTAGTAGGTGGCATCACCGGACTCGTAACGCTAGACCACGGTCATGTAATTTTTGATGGCGTAAAACTTGAACCAGGCAATCCTGAATTCGCACTTAAAGCGGGCATCGCAATTGTTCCGCAACAAATGAGTTCATTCCGCACGCTTTCGGTAGGAGAAAATTTATTTGTTGGCCGCCTGCCCATGGGTAAGCACGGCTTGGTTAATTGGACAAAAGTCTGGGAGATGGCTGAAACTTCTCTGAAATTAGTTGGTCTAGATATTGACCCGAGAGTTCCTATTGCAACTCTTGGTGTTGCATCCCGACAGATGATTGCAATCGCGCAGGCGCTATCTCGATCTGCAAAACTGATAATTCTTGATGAACCAACCGCAGCCTTAGCAAAACCTGAAATTGATAGACTCTTCAAATTAATAGAGAATTTATCTGACTCCGGCGTTTCAATTATTTATATTTCACACCACCTTCAAGAAGTTTTTGCTATTACAGAGAGAGTGACAGTGCTGCGCGATGGCTTATCGCGAGGGACTTTTCAAACTTCTGAAATTTCATCCGATGATTTGATTAGGGAGATGGGGGCTAGCTCTGCGCTCACGAAGAGAGCTCGCAAATCAGATAGTCACTCATCAGATTCGGATCTCGGTAAGAGCGCAGTTGTGCTTGATGTTAAAGATTTAAGTAAGGAAAATGCTTTTAGCCAAATCTCTCTCACGATTCGAACTGGTGAAGTTGTTGGGTTAACCGGGTTAGAGGGATGCGGAAAGCATGAATTAGTTCAGACACTTTTCGGCTTGCAAGGAGCGACATCGGGTAGCGCTGAATACGGTGGCGCAAGTAGCGTTGCAAAGCGCCCCAAAGAAGCGATTTCACGGGGAGTGGGATATCTATCGCAGGATCGTCGAGGAGAAAGCGTATTCGAAAAATTCAACGTTGCAGATAATCTCACGATGACAGTACTTGATAGGTTGCAGAATAAATGGGGCCTGCAATTCCCAAGTAAGGCTAGAAAAGTATCTAAGGATGCAATTAAAACTTACAGCATTGTTTGTACAGGTCCCGGTCAAATTGTTGGCACATTAAGTGGAGGCAACCAGCAAAAGGTTGCACTTGCCAAAATGTTGCAATCCGGTCCTTCTTTGTTACTTCTTGAGGAGCCGACGCAAGGTGTTGATATTGCAGCCAAGGCGAGCATTACGACCATCGTTGCAGAGGCTTGTGAGCGTGGCGCAGGAGTGCTACTCATCTCAGATGAAGTAGAGACTTTGTTACAGGTAACTGACCGAGTCATCGTTCTATATAAGGGCAATAAAGTTAGTGAGTTTGAAACTGAAGATTTAGATGGCGAAACACTTATCCGAGCAATCGAAGGGATCAACGCATGAAAAGAGTAAAATGGATCAACAGATTGGTTGACCATCTAATTTGGATTGTGTTAGCTGTAACAGTTATTGTGATAGCCCTGACAATTGATACCTTCTTCCAGTTCAATAACCTTTCTAATGTGCTGCTTCATGGCACAGTCCTTGGCCTTTTATCTATTGCCGCCGCAACGGTAATTATCGGCGGAGATCAAGATCTCTCGCTCGGTGTGAATATGGGTTTTGTTGGTTATCTGGTTGCCTGGATATCTTTAGGCGAAGGAGATGTCGGTAGTGGTTGGAATGTAAATCCAATTCTTGCAGCATTTATCGGCATTGCCGTGGGTATTGGAATTGGCTGGGTAAATGGCTCATTGGTAACTCGACTTAAGATGGATAGTTTCCTTGTAACTCTCGGAAGTCTTATTGTTTTGGGTGGACTTACCTATGTGTTAAATCAGGCCAGAACTTTGAACGGAATCGACCCGGCCCTGTTGTTTTTAGGAGGAGAGAAATCATTTGGAGTTCCTAACTCAGTAATTCTTACTGCCTGCGCCTTTGGACTTGCGATAATGATCTCTCGCTTTACCAGTAGCGGACGTCGTCTTTATGCAGTGGGAAGCAATGCAGTAGCTGCACGAGCTGCAGGTATTGATCCAGGTGCGGTAAAGCGTCGCATGTTTATGGTTGCCGGAGGAACTGCCGGCGTTGCCGGATTGCTCATCATCGGAGAACTTGGGTCAGCGCCAGCAAATGTTGGTCAGGGTGTGATTTTTGAAGTATTTGCTGCAACAGTTATTGGTGGGGTAAGTCTTTCCGGAGGACGTGGGTCTTACTTCGATGTCTTAGGAGGAGTGCTTTTGTTATCAATCATCGCAAATGCTCTCAACCTCACTACTATCGACCCATTCTGGGTAGAGCCAATTCGAGGATTTATCATTTTGTTCGCCGTCTTCTTGGACTCACAGCGTGAGACTTTGCGCCTGTGGCTCTTTAAGCATGCAACATCCTAAAGTTGCGATGAAAGCACTTTTCATCACTGCTCCTCAAAAGTGGGAGATTTTAGAAGTCCCTACTCCCGAAATCACTCAAGCTGAGGTGCTTCTTCGTGTTGGCTTTGTCGGACTTTGCGGTACTGACCTGGAGCTACTAAACGGAAAGCATCCATATTTTTCAACAAATAATGCTTCTTTCCCAATGCAAATTGGGCATGAGATGAGCGGAACAATTGTTCAATCCATGAATCCAGCTTTACCTGTTGGTACGCAAGTGATTATGGATCCAATCGTAGGGTGCGGAAATTGTGAAGGTTGCAAAAATCGTGCGACGTGGTGTCAGGAGCGCGTTGAGATTGGAGTACGACGCGGGGGACCCGGTGCATTGGCAGAGTATGTAAAAGTCCCTATGGGAAATGTTTATCCGATTCCACAAGGAGTTTCACTTCGTGATGCAACTCTTACCGAGCCGGCAGTCACTGCCATTAATGGCGTATCTAGAATTCAAGCCTCTGGGGGTCGCGCACTAGTAGTGGGAGATGGCACTATTGGAATAATTGCTGCGCAAGTTCTTGCACATAGAGGCTGGAAGGTGCAAGTAGCAGTTCTCAATGAAGTAAGTGCAGAGCGTGTGCGTTCGCTGGGATTTGAACCTGTCATGCCACATCAAATGGAAAGCATTTCAGTCAATGTTGTCGTTGAGGCTGCAGGCACAAATCGTTCCATCCAATCCACATTTAAGGCTGTATCTGCGGGTGGCGAGGTTGTGCTCCTTGGAGTTCCAGATAAACCTATGGAAGGTTTCGATATTGCCGATCTCGTATTACGTGAGATCTCTATTTATGGAGTACTCAATGGGCCTGGTTTGTATAACGAGGCACTTGAACTGATTGCTAAGGGTGTTATTCAGTCATCAAAAATTATTGATCAAGTCTTTGACTTTGCCCAGTTTGGTGATGCAATCAAGTTATTAGCTAACCCAGATAGGAAATTGCCTAAAATCCTCATCGGTATGTAAGTAGCCAGTTAGTTCTGCTTGGTCAGTTGCAGTACCTCAGTGGCGCTGCATTCCTCGGCGGCCCCAGAACTCCCAGAGGGCCATCACACTCAAAACAAGTGCGAATCCGAAGAGAACATCCTCTGCTGGAGCGGAGAAGAATCGAAGTCCCACAATCGCATCAGGGCTATACATCACGATATTTCTTGAGGTGAGCCACCAATTTGTCAGAAACTGGAATGGCAAGATGATTGCATAAGAGGTCCAGAATGCTGGTCGCGTGAGCATGGAAGTTTTAAAGAGAAAGAGGTCTGCCATAACCGCTATGGCAAATGCGGTAATTGCGATATCAGAGTAAATCATTCGCCGAACTCATCTTTACGCCAGTGTGGTTTAACGGTGGTGACGCCCTCAATCGTAAAGATAGCTGCCATCGGAATCACCATAAAGAAAATATATTCCTCTAGCGGAATACTAAACGGTCCATAAATCCCTAACATTTGTTCCCGATCGAAGAACCAGTGGCCTTGTGCGATTGCATAGGCATCCCAAGCAAGAAAAAAAATACTGATGGGCAAAACGCTAATTGCTACTCGCTTGATGCGACGCAAGACGCCGGTCTTCAAATAGATCTCTAGCCAGGCCGAGCCGCAGAAGGTAAATATGAGCATCGCCATATAAGACCACTGTTTCATGCCTGCATTTTTGCATATAACTCTGTGAAAAATTGCTACTGTGTTCGCTATGAGTGAGACTAAATTACGGCTCTTTAGCCGGGTCCGCACTCTCTCCAGCGCGGTGATTGCCATTGCTACCGTGCTCTCACTGCTCTTCTCGCAGTGGCTTGGAACAAACTCCCTGGGCTGGCAGTTAGTTCTGGCAACGATCGCCTTAGCTATTGGTATTCCACATGGCGCCCTAGATCATCTGGTCACACTTCCTAAGGCAGCTCCTATTCGGATGGCGTTATTTATCATGCTCTACGTCGCCATCGCCCTACTCGCTATCTATGCAATCCTGCGATGGAACGTCTGGGGATTCATCTTTGTTGTCATCATGAGTGCCACCCACTTTGGAATCGGAGATGCAGCATTCTTAAGTGAGAAAGATTCACTAGATGGCAGTTCCCGAATTCCGGCTTGGTTCTATGCACCTGCTGCTGGGCTGCTTCCGGTTGCCATCCCGCTGGTAAACAGCCGCAGTACCGATGCACTTGAAAAAGTTAATCCTGCGCTGATTAATTGGCATAGTGGGTTCACTACTGAAATTCTGATGGCAGTTGCCGTAGTTACAACTCTTTGCCTTCTGGCACTGCTCCAACGTAAGCGTTATCGAGATGCACTCGACATTCTGCTCTTGGCCGCCCTCGCCTCCTTTGCACCACCTCTTGTGGCGTTTGCCGTCTACTTCGGCTGTTGGCATGCAATGCGCCATACCGCTCGTCTTACCTCACTCTTACCTAATTCAGAGAGTGCATACTTGCGGGGACGCCCTGGTCAGGCCTTTGTGGCCGCCGTTATTCCAGGGCTGCCAGCACTTGTTGGAACATTAATCTTCGTCGTTATCTTGGCTGGCTTTTCACAACAAGATCTCAGTGACAAATTCTTATGGTTGACCTTGGTCACAATCTGGGCGCTAACAGTTCCTCACATGATAGTCACAGCCAGATTAGACCGCGCCGCACTCAAGAAATAAGTACCGCTTAGTTACTCTTGCCCACATGCTTAAGAAAACTCTTGTTGTGCTCTTACTTCTTAGCGCTACGCCTTCAGCACATGCGGCGCCTGTATATGTTTTTCCGGTAGCAAATTGCGAAGTGAACTATGCACGAGCACATCATGACTATGCCGCGACAGATATTTTGGCAAAGGCGGGCTGCAAATTCGTGGCACCTATTAACGGCGTTGTTGATGAAGTTAATCGGGTAGATACCTGGCGGAGTCCACCTAATCTAGGAATCACACGAGGTGGTTTATCTGTGTCAATTATTGGTGAAGATGGTGTTCGTTACTACGGTTCACATCTGCGATCCATTCCGCTTAGCATTCAGCCCGGCGTTGCAGTTACCGCAGGTCGCATCCTCGGAGCAATTGGAGCTACCGGAAGTGCGCGCGGAACATCGCCACATCTTCACTTTGGAATTTCCTGGCCAACACCGCCAGATACGTGGTGGGTGCGTCGTGGAGAAGTTCTACCGTGGAAGTATTTAGATGCCTGGAAGAACGGTAATGATTTATCTCCCGCAAAAGCTGTTGCTGCAATGAAAGCTAAAGTTGGCGAGATACCACCGGAGCCTAAGAAGTAATTATTTTTGGGAAAAAAATAAGGCCCGTACGATTTCTCGCACGGGCCTTACTTATAAGTGAATTTAGTTAGCGTTCACTGCATCTGCCTGAGGACCCTTAGGACCCTGGACAACCTCGAATGACACTGACTGACCCTCTTCAAGGGACTTGTAACCGTTTCCTTGGATTGCTGAGTAGTGAACGAAAACATCTTGTCCGCCACCATCAACTGCAATGAAACCGAAACCCTTTTCAGAGTTGAACCACTTAACTGTACCTGTTGCCATATTTTTTACTATTCCTTCGATATGTGTAGGTGTTCGAGAATTCCTCGACCACCAGTCTTCGTCTTGCGTTCAGCCATACCGAGTAAAGAAGTAAATCTAACAACGGGTACTGATTAAAGCGTCCGACTAGGGAAAAGCGTACCGGCAATACATGGGTATTCCTATTCCGTAAACAGCTCATACCAACCCAGATCACGCTCAAAAAATGGCTGGGGATTCACAAAGTCAGTCAAAAGTTGTATAAATGAGGTACTCAACTACCAAAGAGTAAGCGTTTGTGGATCGGGGAAGGTCGCACAAGGCAGCCTTGGTAGGAGTTTTTCATATGCACGACAAACGCTATGCCGGATTGATTACCATCCACTCGGCGCCATCACCCCTGCGCCAACATATTGAGTGGGGGTTGAATGCAATTCTTGGCATCACACACGAATACTCATGGCGTGATCAACCACTAGCAACCGGCACCTTGCGCACCATCATTGAATATCGCGCTCCACTTGGAACTGCG contains:
- a CDS encoding SDR family oxidoreductase is translated as MKQIAVVTGAGRGVGRITAITLAQKGWLVVAAGRDKVAIDAVAKEAGGGSVGIVCDVSDPESVKSLFAQIKSSFGRVDLLFNNAGVVIPGVPLEDVKVEDWQKVVDVNISGVFYCTQQAFALMKTQSPMGGRIINNGSISAQIPRPNSSAYTASKHAVTGLTKTASLDGRAFDIAVGQIDIGNANTDMAEVMRVGATQADGSTKIEPTIDPQNVADAVAFMASLPLTSNVPFITVMATKMPFSGRG
- a CDS encoding sugar ABC transporter substrate-binding protein, with protein sequence MKSLKKKASMLAVASLLGMGLNSTSAQGAEVVIGMSSPSLADAGQQVIAAGVKTWVAKQGWTLVAKNANGVAKDQATQIEALIEQKVSAIILVPADAAAICAPIAKAEAAGIPVFAIDRLPDGCKVAATVLADNYLAGQDSGKAMVKLLTKKYGSAKGIVLEIQGDMSSITAQDRGNGFDDVIKKYPKITLIKKPTKWTEAEFSKATRDVASTKKLDGIYMHSDCVGSVVVTTALKSVNKLFKRGNAKHVFLTGVDGCSATMKVFRDGYFDATSSQALPDFGSVTNLVKVVLEGGSITEGAFAAEGASGPISGKIKNGPAGPTLALKTIPVTPANVDNTALWGNAK
- a CDS encoding Gfo/Idh/MocA family protein, giving the protein MSKSSGAISVGLLAYGAIGDEHNRAIAATPGLHLVAVADTNPERLAAAQLLAPDVTTFADSTAMLDSGLLELVVISTPPNSHYQWAKESLARGINVILEKPMALTVQECDELMELAAAKNLLLVVYQNRRFDADFVTMKKLIDDGSIGEVFSYESFVGGYSKPCSYWHSMVEVSGGAIFDWGSHFIDQILAIIPGKVDSVTGINQKRLWTHVTNADHADVSITFAGGARATFTNSDLAAARKPKFYVLGTTGAIIGNWDPAAGSAPADLPAILTIHRADGTSEVITNTAPTPYSFHQSVVAYLQNNIPMNVTTAQSRDVVAIMQAAEESAQSNGRSITPSLLR
- a CDS encoding NAD-dependent epimerase/dehydratase family protein — protein: MKSLPKADLDLVAKYFQENDINLEKASFLISGMTGFVGSWLVESLMHLNKEFGLKIEITGITRNASKVNAWIDLTSKKNVKIIESDIRVCKEIAGTFTHIVHAATPTTTATRAGDLGNVFESSVTGAQNLLEIAKKQDVPPIFLHTSSGAIYEKSPSSLENIPLNWPRRDLDPSDEVDSEYARAKIETEKLIEAATIEGAVKGINARLFSFMGPRVPLQEHYSIGNFMHSGMYEDEINLAVNPATVRSYEYAADMASALIYVLGLGQAGSIHIGSDKGRELSHWAELVGKVFSKPVKNLSADLAKKPITIPYVPEHDQRIPRGLGESLLIEEQVVIWRDWLREKY
- the denD gene encoding D-erythronate dehydrogenase translates to MRILIIGGGGMVGQKLAHNLARSGKLGNREIAELTLADAFAAPALSTTAKFPIKPVVADITNPVIAQSLITNKPDVIFHLAAVVSGEAEANFEKGYSVNVEGIKNILEAIRLTGNGYMPRLVFTSSVAVYGGPYPEIIHDDFHLQPRTSYGTQKAISELLVNDYSRRGFVDGVSLRLPTICVRPGKPNKAASGFFSNILREPLVGIEAILPASKSATNYFASPRSAVGFLVHAANLDTSVLGDNRAMMMPGVWGTVGDEIDALRRVAGDEIVALIKDEPDPVIEKMLSNWNFPDITSARARALGFKAENTLDEIIQVHIDDELDGKIPGRSK
- a CDS encoding Gfo/Idh/MocA family protein encodes the protein MTNTRWGLLGAGWIATKAIAPAMHAASDAIVQAVASRDSARSRALNPVTIHESYEALINDPLVDAVYISLPNHLHCQWSVAALKAGKHVLCEKPFAINSSEVELMVKTARENDRLLVEAVWSRWHPRMARLVDYVKAGNIGKLHSIESSFTFPANIDGNYRLSPAMGGGALFDVGVYPLHAMAALVGDNAQMEIQKCDVTTGPTGIDLTTTWQLRFAGSITAQGVASFEMPENQSLIVHGEKESVELVGKEAFTSWNSQSQLRLGENIEEFDAVDPYQLMIENFGKKIQGQESWVLPLETSLFVQRALDQLRARF